In one window of Gudongella oleilytica DNA:
- a CDS encoding ribonuclease J has product MAKQNKLKIIPLGGLGEIGKNITVHEYKDSIVIVDCGMTFPEDEMLGVDIVIPDISYLIKNKEKIKGLVLTHGHEDHIGAIPYVLKKLDIPIYGTKLTLGLLNNKLKEHNLPNAQLNVVAHGEKIKLGHFEVEFIRTTHSIPDSAAIALTSPVGTVIQTGDFKVDFTPITSDKIDLNRFAELGNKGVLALLSDSTNVTRPGYSMSERTVGETFRNLFYKAKGRIIVATFASNVHRVQQIIDAAELNDRKVIMSGRSMVNVTTVASELGYLRFNEGTIIDIKDMNKYRKDEIVLIMTGSQGEPMSALTRVASNEHRQIDLMSDDLVIISATPIPGNEKTVSKVINNLLGKGVEVVFEAYEDIHVSGHACQEELKLMHSLVKPKFFIPVHGETKHLKMHADISEALGTPRENIFILENGQTLELSKNEANLGQMVPSGHILVDGLGVGDVGNIVLRDRKHLSEDGLIVVVVTMDKEKGIVAAGPDLVSRGFVYVRESEDLMVEARRVVKETLEACEAKKIKDWSAIKSNIRDDLRTFLYTTIKRNPMILPIIMEV; this is encoded by the coding sequence GTGGCAAAACAAAATAAACTGAAAATTATCCCGTTGGGTGGATTGGGAGAGATCGGGAAAAACATAACCGTTCACGAATACAAGGATTCAATAGTAATCGTGGACTGTGGCATGACATTTCCCGAGGATGAAATGCTCGGAGTAGACATAGTCATACCGGACATTTCCTACCTGATCAAGAACAAGGAGAAAATAAAGGGATTGGTATTGACCCATGGTCATGAGGACCATATTGGGGCTATTCCCTATGTTCTGAAAAAGCTTGACATCCCCATTTACGGGACCAAGCTGACTTTGGGCTTGCTGAACAACAAGCTGAAGGAGCACAACCTGCCAAATGCACAGCTGAATGTGGTGGCTCACGGAGAGAAGATAAAGCTGGGCCATTTTGAAGTGGAATTCATACGAACTACCCACAGCATACCGGACAGTGCGGCCATCGCGCTGACAAGCCCGGTTGGAACAGTTATCCAGACTGGCGACTTCAAAGTGGACTTTACACCAATAACCTCGGACAAAATAGACCTTAACAGGTTCGCCGAGCTTGGAAATAAAGGGGTCCTGGCACTATTGTCAGACTCGACCAATGTTACGAGACCGGGCTATTCAATGAGTGAAAGAACAGTCGGGGAAACCTTCCGGAACCTTTTCTACAAGGCAAAGGGAAGGATAATCGTCGCTACCTTCGCCTCAAACGTGCACAGGGTTCAGCAGATCATAGATGCAGCGGAGCTTAATGACCGTAAGGTAATAATGTCCGGAAGATCCATGGTCAACGTGACCACGGTCGCCTCGGAGCTTGGATACCTTCGCTTCAACGAGGGCACGATAATAGACATAAAGGACATGAACAAATACAGAAAGGACGAGATCGTCCTGATAATGACCGGGTCTCAAGGAGAGCCAATGAGCGCCCTGACAAGGGTCGCATCAAATGAGCACAGACAGATCGATCTTATGAGCGATGACCTTGTCATAATATCGGCAACACCGATACCGGGAAACGAAAAAACCGTATCTAAAGTAATAAATAACCTTCTGGGGAAAGGTGTAGAGGTAGTATTTGAGGCATACGAGGACATCCACGTATCAGGCCACGCCTGCCAGGAAGAGCTGAAGCTTATGCACAGTCTTGTAAAGCCGAAGTTTTTTATTCCTGTCCACGGTGAGACTAAGCACCTAAAGATGCACGCCGACATAAGTGAAGCACTTGGAACGCCAAGAGAAAACATCTTTATCCTCGAGAACGGTCAGACCCTGGAGCTGTCAAAAAACGAAGCAAATCTCGGGCAGATGGTGCCGTCGGGACATATTCTGGTGGACGGCCTTGGAGTCGGCGACGTTGGAAATATAGTATTAAGGGACAGAAAGCACCTTTCAGAGGATGGACTCATAGTAGTCGTAGTGACCATGGACAAGGAGAAGGGCATCGTAGCAGCAGGACCTGATCTGGTTTCCAGAGGCTTCGTCTACGTCAGGGAATCCGAGGACCTTATGGTCGAAGCAAGACGGGTAGTAAAGGAGACCCTTGAAGCCTGTGAAGCAAAGAAGATCAAGGACTGGTCTGCAATAAAGTCCAACATAAGGGATGACCTGAGGACCTTCCTCTATACAACAATAAAGAGAAATCCTATGATATTGCCTATCATTATGGAGGTATAG
- a CDS encoding Fur family transcriptional regulator, which yields MKTVETTIKGYMDQLQKRGYKYTNQREDVLRILLENKESHLSCEEVHGIVARESKDVGIATVYRTLQLFERLGIVYRINFDDGVSRYELNLGNENHHHHHLICTECGSVTEVKLDLLEALEDEIEKEEGFVIRDHNVKFYGICKKCKNK from the coding sequence GTGAAAACAGTGGAAACCACCATTAAAGGCTACATGGATCAGCTGCAGAAACGAGGCTACAAATACACAAATCAAAGAGAGGACGTCCTTAGGATCCTTTTGGAGAACAAGGAGTCTCATTTGAGCTGCGAAGAGGTACACGGAATAGTTGCCCGTGAAAGCAAGGATGTGGGCATAGCCACTGTTTACAGGACACTCCAGCTTTTTGAAAGGCTGGGGATAGTATACAGGATTAATTTTGACGATGGAGTGAGTCGTTACGAACTGAATCTCGGCAACGAGAATCATCACCATCATCATTTAATATGCACAGAATGTGGAAGCGTGACTGAGGTGAAGCTGGATCTTCTTGAAGCCCTTGAGGATGAGATCGAAAAAGAGGAAGGGTTTGTTATCCGGGATCACAATGTCAAATTCTACGGGATATGCAAAAAATGTAAGAATAAATGA
- a CDS encoding DUF1292 domain-containing protein produces the protein MTEKHVFYDELGNEIEFLVKAKFSLDDTDYVALLNADQLDTMTYLLKLELDQDGEPIFVTIDDEEEFEEVKSAYEELSREHLQ, from the coding sequence ATGACTGAAAAACATGTATTTTATGACGAGCTTGGAAATGAGATCGAGTTCCTCGTCAAGGCGAAATTCAGCCTGGACGATACCGATTACGTTGCACTGTTGAATGCTGACCAGCTGGACACAATGACCTATCTATTGAAGCTTGAGCTGGACCAGGACGGAGAACCCATATTTGTTACTATAGATGACGAGGAAGAGTTCGAGGAGGTAAAATCAGCCTACGAAGAGCTAAGCAGAGAGCATTTACAATAA
- the ruvX gene encoding Holliday junction resolvase RuvX gives MERILGLDVGTKRIGVAISDPLGITAQPLTTIERESKKKDLEAIEALLDQYQVRKVVVGMPYNMNGTIGPSGEMAKMVGEKIKNKFKIELIYVDERLSTVSAERVLIEGDIRREERKNIIDKVAASYILQTYLDSK, from the coding sequence ATGGAGAGAATTTTAGGCTTGGACGTTGGAACAAAGAGAATAGGAGTCGCAATAAGCGATCCATTGGGCATAACGGCTCAGCCTCTCACAACCATTGAGAGGGAAAGCAAGAAAAAAGACCTTGAGGCTATCGAGGCCCTGCTTGATCAATACCAGGTCAGAAAGGTCGTTGTCGGAATGCCTTATAACATGAACGGAACAATTGGTCCTTCGGGTGAAATGGCAAAAATGGTCGGCGAAAAGATTAAAAACAAATTTAAGATCGAGCTGATATATGTAGACGAAAGACTAAGCACAGTGTCTGCCGAAAGAGTACTTATTGAGGGTGACATAAGGCGAGAGGAAAGAAAAAACATTATCGACAAAGTGGCAGCATCCTATATCCTGCAAACTTATCTCGATTCAAAGTAA